A stretch of Octopus bimaculoides isolate UCB-OBI-ISO-001 chromosome 23, ASM119413v2, whole genome shotgun sequence DNA encodes these proteins:
- the LOC106883760 gene encoding monocarboxylate transporter 14, with amino-acid sequence MANDNEIIIQVNLLNAKSEGKRNLTEAITEICPQKGVNPGFCEDDECTNRESDINVTPDQPVRAVKCTPEDHTPSKCSTFIKYLAYVSLLYNNILGFGIAYSLGILYIYFIREFNTTKSETAMITSACSATLGCGGIFAGMLYRKIGVGWSFILASALCSIGLFASSFTPNIWFLFFSLGILFGSGAAINNIVSYAALEKLFHQNVYILSITLTICSPFGTLCVPFLVDMLLNIYSWRGALMILSGFSLNMCFSGLLSKVDRKPKSDAKVERLKIFDMKLLKNKCFLILSTAASINTCCGSLVLLLIVDFWVGKGHPMLEAITLITFVSISSMASRLVFGFLSLLFDLTPVLILIFYIVCGVGGIFFVFAPMCDTYSPLVFLAVLNGFSRGMVATIRPLVFKKVVGIEAYPIAIGFTFTVNGICTVPAATIVGKITDITQSYDFAFYLTGLFEILTFLLLASLYFLVTCQRKRNHKFKPENFTSHNLIAMKSHYEKNNR; translated from the exons ATGGCCAACGATAACGAAATTATTATCCAAGTAAACTTACTAAATGCTAAATCAGAAGGGAAGAGAAATCTCACAGAAGCTATTACAGAGATATGTCCCCAGAAAGGTGTGAATCCCGGATTTTGTGAAGATGATGAGTGCACAAATCGAGAATCAGATATCAATGTTACACCCGATCAACCTGTAAG GGCAGTGAAGTGCACACCGGAAGATCATACACCTAGTAAATGTTCCACTTTCATCAAATATCTGGcttatgtttctttattatacaACAATATTTTGGGTTTTGGCATTGCTTATTCACTCGGTATTTTATACATCTACTTTATCAGAGAATTTAACACTACAAAATCTGAAACAGCCATGATAACATCAGCGTGTAGTGCAACTTTAGGTTGTGGAG GAATATTTGCAGGAATGTTGTACAGAAAAATTGGTGTTGGGTGGTCATTTATCCTTGCCAGCGCTTTGTGTTCAATTGGTTTGTTTGCAAGTAGCTTTACACCAAACATATGGTTTCTGTTTTTCTCACTTGGAATCTTATTTG GTTCTGGAGCAGCCATCAACAATATTGTCAGTTATGCAGCCCTGGAGAAATTATTCCACCAAAATGTTTATATTCTATCCATTACACTGACAATATGTTCTCCATTTGGAACTTTATGTGTACCATTTTTAGTAGATATGCTCTTAAATATCTACTCTTGGCGAGGAGCATTGATGATTCTTTCTGGCTTCAGTTTGAACATGTGTTTTTCAGGATTGTTATCAAAAGTTGATAGAAAACCAAAATCTGATGCGAAGGTTGAACGactaaaaatatttgatatgaaattattgaaaaacaaatgtttcttGATACTATCAACTGCTGCATCAATAAATACATGTTGTGGTTCCCTTGTTTTGCTCCTTATTGTTGATTTTTGGGTTGGAAAGGGTCATCCAATGTTAGAGGCTATTACACTAATTACTTTTGTAAGTATTTCAAGCATGGCAAGTAGACTTGTCTTTGGTTTCTTAAGCCTCTTATTCGACTTAACACCAGTACTCATtctcatattttatattgtttgtggtgttggtggaatATTCTTCGTTTTTGCTCCCATGTGTGATACTTATTCACCATTAGTTTTCCTGGCAGTCTTGAATGGATTTTCTCGTGGAATGGTAGCCACAATACGTCCCCTGGTCTTCAAAAAAGTTGTCGGTATTGAAGCTTATCCAATAGCTATTGGCTTTACTTTCACTGTGAATGGAATATGTACAGTACCAGCTGCAACTATTGTAG gtaaaATCACAGATATTACACAGAGTtatgactttgctttttatctcacTGGACTATTTGAAATTCTTACATTCCTATTATTAGCATCTTTGTACTTCCTGGTAACTTGCCAGAGAAAAAGGAATCATAAATTTAAGCCAGAGAATTTCACATCCCATAATTTAATAGCAATGAAGTCTCATTATGAAAAGAACAACAGATGA